A single window of Stigmatopora nigra isolate UIUO_SnigA chromosome 22, RoL_Snig_1.1, whole genome shotgun sequence DNA harbors:
- the LOC144215458 gene encoding nodal homolog isoform X1, protein MAFYMLLFCSFGLVWSKLGLEEHGTPRNSSFHPRGGFPLYMMQLYRSFKATDLPSTAAKTDSGESRAARESDSILSLMPNGYHQMGNRWIVTFDMSSISTSDRVQVAELRLRFPGRPSRKRDVVDLYHSRMCDDEEGSTCQDERLLLGSVTAPGSKSSWKVCNVTALLKSWLYRGLSGQEASGEPEAELGSTSGDDEGILSRGLFENSDRHSRRSTFQAMMVIFFKNERRQKGHSTYSLIHTVENSKYVTAAQISSEGQSRRHKRNRLELTGRLPTLPPKEAWVPPCRKVDMWVDFEDIGWDEWIVHPKRFNAYRCEGACPTPLDESFNPTNHAYMQSLLKHRDPERWSCPSCVPTRLAPLSMLYYENDDLTLRHHEDMIVEECGCH, encoded by the exons atggctttttacatGCTTCTTTTTTGCTCTTTTGGTCTCGTCTGGTCTAAGCTTGGGCTTGAGGAGCACGGGACGCCAAGGAACAGTTCCTTCCACCCTCGAGGCGGATTCCCTCTGTACATGATGCAGCTGTATCGCTCCTTCAAGGCGACTGACCTCCCGTCGACAGCGGCCAAAACCGACTCTGGTGAAAGTCGAGCGGCGCGGGAGTCAGACTCCATCCTCAGTCTTATGCCGAATG GTTACCATCAAATGGGCAATCGATGGATTGTCACTTTTGACATGTCATCCATTTCGACCAGCGACAGAGTCCAAGTGGCAGAGCTGCGCCTCCGATTTCCTGGCCGACCTTCCCGCAAGCGTGATGTAGTGGATTTGTATCACTCCCGGATGTGTGACGATGAAGAAGGCTCGACGTGCCAGGACGAGCGCCTTCTCCTGGGAAGTGTCACCGCACCAGGCAGCAAGTCATCCTGGAAGGTTTGTAATGTGACAGCCCTTTTGAAGTCCTGGCTCTACCGTGGACTGTCGGGCCAGGAGGCCTCAGGCGAACCTGAAGCTGAACTTGGGAGTACTTCTGGGGATGACGAGGGGATTCTCAGCAGGGGGCTTTTCGAAAATTCAGACAGGCACAGTCGTCGGAGCACATTTCAGGCAATGATGgttatattctttaaaaatgagcGCCGCCAGAAAGGTCATTCTACCTACAGCCTCATCCACACTGTGGAAAACTCCAAGTATGTCACTGCGGCGCAAATCAGCAGCGAGGGCCAAAGTCGACGCCACAAAAGGAACAGGTTGGAGCTAACCGGGCGGCTGCCGactctccctcccaaagaagcGTGGGTGCCCCCTTGCCGCAAAGTGGACATGTGGGTGGACTTCGAGGACATCGGCTGGGATGAGTGGATTGTCCATCCCAAACGCTTCAACGCTTACCGCTGCGAGGGTGCATGTCCAACACCGCTGGATGAATCCTTCAATCCCACCAACCATGCCTACATGCAA AGCCTTTTGAAACACCGGGACCCAGAAAGGTGGAGCTGCCCTTCCTGCGTACCGACACGTCTCGCCCCTCTATCCATGTTGTACTACGAGAACGACGACCTGACCCTGCGCCATCATGAAGACATGATCGTCGAAGAATGCGGCTGCCACTGA
- the LOC144215458 gene encoding nodal homolog isoform X2 encodes MMQLYRSFKATDLPSTAAKTDSGESRAARESDSILSLMPNGYHQMGNRWIVTFDMSSISTSDRVQVAELRLRFPGRPSRKRDVVDLYHSRMCDDEEGSTCQDERLLLGSVTAPGSKSSWKVCNVTALLKSWLYRGLSGQEASGEPEAELGSTSGDDEGILSRGLFENSDRHSRRSTFQAMMVIFFKNERRQKGHSTYSLIHTVENSKYVTAAQISSEGQSRRHKRNRLELTGRLPTLPPKEAWVPPCRKVDMWVDFEDIGWDEWIVHPKRFNAYRCEGACPTPLDESFNPTNHAYMQSLLKHRDPERWSCPSCVPTRLAPLSMLYYENDDLTLRHHEDMIVEECGCH; translated from the exons ATGATGCAGCTGTATCGCTCCTTCAAGGCGACTGACCTCCCGTCGACAGCGGCCAAAACCGACTCTGGTGAAAGTCGAGCGGCGCGGGAGTCAGACTCCATCCTCAGTCTTATGCCGAATG GTTACCATCAAATGGGCAATCGATGGATTGTCACTTTTGACATGTCATCCATTTCGACCAGCGACAGAGTCCAAGTGGCAGAGCTGCGCCTCCGATTTCCTGGCCGACCTTCCCGCAAGCGTGATGTAGTGGATTTGTATCACTCCCGGATGTGTGACGATGAAGAAGGCTCGACGTGCCAGGACGAGCGCCTTCTCCTGGGAAGTGTCACCGCACCAGGCAGCAAGTCATCCTGGAAGGTTTGTAATGTGACAGCCCTTTTGAAGTCCTGGCTCTACCGTGGACTGTCGGGCCAGGAGGCCTCAGGCGAACCTGAAGCTGAACTTGGGAGTACTTCTGGGGATGACGAGGGGATTCTCAGCAGGGGGCTTTTCGAAAATTCAGACAGGCACAGTCGTCGGAGCACATTTCAGGCAATGATGgttatattctttaaaaatgagcGCCGCCAGAAAGGTCATTCTACCTACAGCCTCATCCACACTGTGGAAAACTCCAAGTATGTCACTGCGGCGCAAATCAGCAGCGAGGGCCAAAGTCGACGCCACAAAAGGAACAGGTTGGAGCTAACCGGGCGGCTGCCGactctccctcccaaagaagcGTGGGTGCCCCCTTGCCGCAAAGTGGACATGTGGGTGGACTTCGAGGACATCGGCTGGGATGAGTGGATTGTCCATCCCAAACGCTTCAACGCTTACCGCTGCGAGGGTGCATGTCCAACACCGCTGGATGAATCCTTCAATCCCACCAACCATGCCTACATGCAA AGCCTTTTGAAACACCGGGACCCAGAAAGGTGGAGCTGCCCTTCCTGCGTACCGACACGTCTCGCCCCTCTATCCATGTTGTACTACGAGAACGACGACCTGACCCTGCGCCATCATGAAGACATGATCGTCGAAGAATGCGGCTGCCACTGA